The Aquincola tertiaricarbonis genomic sequence CTGCGCCTGCCCGCCCCGCTGGACCGCCACAGCGGCCGGCTGACGCTGGGCGTGCGGCCCGAAAACCTGCGCCTGGCGCCGCAGCCGGGCGACCTGGCGCTGCCGGCCACCGTCTCGCTGCTGGAGCCGCTGGGCGCCGAGACCCTGGTCACCGCCCGCCTGGGCGGGGTGGACATGGTGGCGCGGCTGCCGGCGCAGTTCCGCGAGGCGCCGGGCACCCGCTTCACGCTGCATGCACAGCCGGCCCACCTGCACCTGTTCGACCCCGAGACCGGCGCCGCAAGGGTCTAGGGCCCCATCACGAGGAGAAGACCATCATGAAGAAGCCCCACACCCTGGCCGGCACCCTGCTGGCCGCCCTGCTGCTGGCCGGCACCGCACCCCATGCACTGGCCGACACCAAGCTGCGCGCCTTTGCCGGCGGCTCGGGCCAGCGGCCCGACCTGATGCGCAAGCTGTTCGACCAGTACCAGCAGCGCAACCCCGGCGTCACCATCGAGGTGGAGACCGGCGGCGCCACCTCCGAGCTGCAGCGCCAGTACCTGGGCACCGTGCTCAATGCCAAGGACACGTCGATCGACCTCTTCATGATCGACATCGTGAACCCGGCCCAGTACGCGGGCGCCAACTGGGTGGAGCCGCTGAACGCCTACGTGGGCGAACCGGCCGTGGCCCTGAAGCCTTACCTGCCCGCCTATGCGCAGGCCAACGTGATCGACGGCAAGGTGGCCGCGATGCCGGCCTTCGCCGACGCGATGTTCATGTACTACCGCAAGGACTTGCTGGACAAGCACAAGATCAGCGAGCCCAAGACCTGGGACGAGCTGGCCGCGGCCGCGAAGAAGATCCAGCAGGCCGAGAGCGATGCCAACCTGCAGGGCCTGTCCATCCAGGGCGCGCCCATCGAAGGCGCGGTGTGCACCTTCCTGCTGCCCTACTGGAGCCAGGGCAAGGAGCTCAACGATGCCTCGGGTCGCCTGACGCTGGACAAGGACGCCGCGGTCAAGGGCATCAACCAGTGGCTGAGCATGGTGGACCAGGGCGTGATCAAGAAGAACGTGGCCGAGGTGAAGACGCCCGACACGGTCAACGAGTTCAAGGCCGGCCAGGTGGTGTTCGCCATCAACTGGGGCTTTGCCTGGGACCGCTTCAACAGCGACAAGGACAGCAAGGTGTCGGGCAAGGTGGGCGTGATGCCGCTGCCGGCCGTGGCGGGCGGCAAGAGCGCCACCTGCCTGGGCGGCTGGCAGTGGTCGGTCAGCGCCTTCAGCAAGAACAAGGCGGAAGCGGCCAAGCTGGTGAAGTTCCTGGCCAGCCCCGAGGCCAGCAAGTTCCTGGCGGCCGAAGGCAGCCTGCTGCCCACCTCGCTGGCGGTGTATCAAGACGCCGACGTGCTCAAGGCCGTGCCCTGGTTCAAGGACGCAGGCGCCGTGGTGGCCGCCGGCCGCAGCCGGCCGCTGTCGCGCGACTACGGCCAGGTGAGCGACGTGATCCGCACCTCGGTGAGCGCCGCGCTGGCCCGCACCAAGAAGCCGGAAGAAGCCGTCGCCGAGATCGAGAGCCGCCTGCGCCGCGTGATGCGCTGAGCCGCCGCGCCTTCGCTGCCCCACCCGCCCCCATGAACGCCCTGGACCGCCTGCGCGATCCCAGCGACCGCACGCTCGCCGTGCTGATGCTGGCGCCCGCTTTCCTGCTGCTGGCGCTGATCGTCGTCTACCCGATCGGCCGCCTGCTGTGGAACAGCTTCTTCGACCTGCGGCTGTCGGGCGGCGGCGAGGCCCGCTTCATCGGCTTCGAGAACTACCTGCTGGTGCTCACCGACAAGGACTTCTGGAACGCCACGCGCAACACCGTGCTGATCACGCTGATCACCGTGCCCGGCGCGCTGGTGGTGGGGCTGGCGCTGGCCCTGCTGGCCAACCTGCCCTTTCGCCGGCAGTGGCCGGTGCGGCTGGCGCTGCTGCTGCCCTGGGCGCTGCCGCTGGCCTTTGCCGGCCTCATCTTCGCGTGGTTCTTCCACTCGGAATATGGCGTGGTCAACGACCTGGCGCGGCGACTGGGCGGCAGCGCGCCACGCATGTGGCTGCTGGAGCCGGCGTTCGCCTTTGCGGCCATCTGCCTGACCATCATCTGGAAGACCAGCAGCTTCATGGCGCTGATCCTGCTGGCCGGCCTGCAGATGATCCCGAAGTCGCTGTATGAAGCGGCCGAGGTCGACGGCGCCAGCCGCTGGCAGCAGTTCTGGCAGATCACGATCCCGATGCTGATGCCTTCCATCATCGTGGCGCTGATCTTCCGCACCATCACCGCGCTGCAGACCTTCGACATCCCCTACACCATGACCAAGGGCGGCCCGGGCAACGCCACCGAGACGCTGGCCATGCTGATCCACAAGACCACGATCGACTACCTGGACGTGGGCTATGGCTCCACGCTGGCGGTGTTCATGTTCCTGCTGTCGCTGGTGGTCACCGGCTTTTACCTGCGCCGCATCGGGAGAAATGCATGAGGCAGCCCGACAACCTGTTCAGCGCGCGGGCGCTGCGGCTCATCGCCGCAGCCATCGTGGTGGTCAACGGCTTCTTCCCGGCGGTGTGGATCCTGCTCACCTCGCTCAAGACCGAGGCCGAGCTGGTGCGCAAGCCCATCACCTGGCTGCCGCACGAACTGGTGCTGAACAACTACGTGCAGGCCTTCACCGACCAGCCGCTGCTCAAGTACCTGGGCAACAGCCTGGTAGTGGCACTGGTGTCCACCGCGGTGTCGCTGGTGGTGGCGGCGCTGGCGGCCTATGCGATCGCGCGGCTCAACCTGCGCCACCGGCAGCTGGTGCTCACCTGCATCGTGGCTTCCAGCATGTTCCCGCTGGTCACGCTGCTGGTGCCCATCTTCGAGACGATGCGCCACCTCTCGCTGCTCAACACCTATACCGCGCTGGTGCTGCCCTACACCGTGCTCAGCCTGCCTGTGTGCACGCTGGTGCTGGTGAGCTTCTTCCAGAGCATTCCCAAGGACCTGGAGAACGCCGCGATGATCGACGGCTGCACCCGGCTGGGCGCGCTGTGGCGCGTGGTGGTGCCGCTGGCCGCGCCCGGCGTGTTCACCGCCGGCATCCTGGCCTTCGTCAATGCCTGGGACGAATTCCTGCTCGCGCTGTCGCTCAACGCCAGCGCTTCCATGCGCACCCTGCCCGTCGGCATCTCGCTCTACCAGGGCGAATTCACCTTCCCGTGGCCGGTGATCTCGGCCGCGCTGGTGGTGGCCATCGTGCCCATTGCAGTGCTGATCGCACTGTTCCAGGAACGCGTGGTGGGCGGGTTGACGCAAGGCGGCCTCAAGGGGTGAGGAGGCCGGGATGAACACACACACAACCGGAGAATGTGGATGAAGAAGACGACGATCACGCTGCTGGCCATCGCGGCCACGGCCGCGGCCCCGGCCGCGATGGCGCAAAGCACGGTCACGGTGTTCGGCCGTGTGGACGTGGGCCTGCAGCACATCGACAACGGCAGCAAGACCACCCGCGTGGACAGCGGCACCTACACCGCCTCGCGCCTGGGCTTTCGGGGCACCGAAGACCTGGGCGGCGGCCTGCAGGCCCTCTTTTTCCTGGAGTCGGGCATCAGCGCCGACACTGGCAATGCGGCAGGCGGCACGCGCTTCTTCAACCGTGGCGCCTACGTGGGGCTGAGCAGCAAGGACTGGGGCACCGTGACCCTGGGCCGGCAGTACACGCCCATCTTCTGGCCCTTCCTGTTCGCCGACGATGCCGGCCCGCTGCGGCTGCACGGCTACAGCGCGGTGCAGTCCGTCCAGCGCAGCAACTTCCTGCGCGTGAACAGCGCGGCGCTGCAAAAGCCGGTGGCCAACGGCACCATCGGCTCGGCCGCGTCGGGCATCTATTCGGTGGGCATCTCGTCGGCCTTCGAGAACAACCAGGTGATCTACAAGACGCCTTCGTTCGGCGGCCTCACGGTCACCGGCGCCGTGGGCGCGGGTGAAGGCTATGGCGACGCCGGCAAGGTGTACGGTGCCAATGCCGAATACAGGTCGGGCCCGCTGTACCTGGGCGCCGGCTACACGCAAAAACGTGGCGTGGTGGCCGCCACCGGCCGTGAGCAGAAGGTGACCGAAACCCTGGTGGGCGGCATGTATTCGGTGACCCCCGAGCTCAACCTGTGGGCCAACGTGCACCCCTGGAAGTACGAGGCCGGCACCGCCAGCGGCGGCAGCATCGACGGGCACGACTACATGGTGGGCATCTCCTTCAAGCTGCCCACCGGCCAGCTGTGGGCGAACTACGCGGCCAAGCGCATCGACGACTGCAATGCCTGCGATTCCAGCGGCTTCGGCATCGGCTACCACCACCTGCTGAGCAAGCGCACCGAGCTCTACGCCTCGCTGGGCCGGGTGGCCAACGACGACAACGCGGCCAACTCGCTCAACGGCGTCAATCCCATCCGCGCAGGCCAGTCGGTGCGTGGCATCGGCGTGGGCATCGCCCACCAGTTCTGAAGCAACCCCACGGTGTTGGAAGTGAGCATGGAACCCCTTCTTCGTTACGGCATCATCGGCTGCGGCAGCATGGGCCGCGAGCACATCGAGAACCTGCGCGCCCTGCCGGGCACCCAGGTCACCGCCATCGCCGACGTGGACGCCGGCAGCCGCGAGAAGGCCCAGGCCCTGCTGCCCGACACCGTGCAGGTATTTACCACCCCGCAGGCGCTGCTGGACAGCGGCGCCTGCGACGCGGTGGTGATCGCCACGCCCAACCACACGCATGCCGGCATCCTGCGCGCGGCGCTGGCCACCGACCTGCACATCCTGGCCGAGAAGCCGCTGGTCACCACCATCGAAGACGGCCTGGCCCTGCTGGCACTGGAACGCCAGCGTGTGGCCGAAGGTGCCAGGCGGGTGGTGTGGGTGGCCCAGGAATACCGCTACATGCCGCCGGTGGCCGAGATGATCCGCCTGGTGCATGCCGGTGGCGCCGGCACGCTGCACCAGGTGGCCATCCGCGAGCACCGCGAACCCTTCTACCCCAAGGTGGGTGACTGGAACCGCTTCTCGGGCAACACCGGCGGCACGCTGGTCGAGAAGTGCTGCCACTACTTCAACCTGATGGACCTCATCCTGCAGGAGCGGCCGACGCGGGTGTTCGCTTCCGGCGGCCAGCGGGTGAACCACCTGGACGAACGCTACGAAGGCCGCACGCCCGACATCCTGGACAGCGCCTACGTGATCGTGGAGTACCCCAGCGGCGCCCGCGCGATGCTGGACCTGTGTATGTTCGCCGAGAACTCCGTGGACAACGAGCACATCGTGGTGGTGGGCGACCAAGCCCGCTATGAGACGCTGCTGCCCTCGCTCACGCTGCGCTGCGGCCGGCGTGAAGACTGGGGCCGGCGCGAGGCCTGGGGCCAGCCTTCGGGCACCGGCCAGGGCGTGTCGGTGCGCCGCGTGTGGGACACCAACATCCGCTACCCGGGCCAGCATTTCGGCGCCTCGTACATCGAGCACCAGCACTTCCTGGCCGCCATCCGCAACGGCACGCCGCCCGAGATCACACTGGAAGAAGGACTGCGCAGCGTGGCCACCGGGCTGGCGGCCCACCGCAGCATCGCCACCGGCCTGCCGGTGGCCGTGGCCGACCTGCTGCCAGCAGTGCTGTGACATGAGCCGCCCCTACACCCTCTACCCCTCGCTGCGCGACCGCGTGGTGTTCATCAGCGGCGGCAGCTCGGGCATCGGCGCCGAGCTGGTGCGGGCCTTCGCCGCGCAGGGCGCGGTGGTGGCCTTCTGCGGCACGCGGCCCGGCGGCGGCGATGCGCTGGTTGACGAGCTGCGACAGGCCGGCCATGCCGCGCCGCACTACCGCGTGTGCGACGTGCGCGACGTGGCGGCCTACCAGGCCGTGCTGCATGAGCTGATCGCCGAGCTGGGCCCCATCCGCGTGCTGGTCAACAACGCCGGCCGCGACGACCGCCATGCGATGGAGGAGGTGACGCCCGAGCTGTGGGACGACCGGCTGGCGCTCAACCTCAAGCACTACTTCTTCGCCATCCAGGCCTGCGCACCGGCCATGGCCGAGGCCGGCGGCGGCGCGGTGGTGAACATGGGCTCGGTGAGCTGGATGCGCGGCCGGCCACGGCTCGCGGGCTACACCACAGCCAAGGCCGGCATCCTGGGCCTCACGCGCACGCTGGCGCGCGAGCTGGGTGA encodes the following:
- a CDS encoding ABC transporter substrate-binding protein; translation: MKKPHTLAGTLLAALLLAGTAPHALADTKLRAFAGGSGQRPDLMRKLFDQYQQRNPGVTIEVETGGATSELQRQYLGTVLNAKDTSIDLFMIDIVNPAQYAGANWVEPLNAYVGEPAVALKPYLPAYAQANVIDGKVAAMPAFADAMFMYYRKDLLDKHKISEPKTWDELAAAAKKIQQAESDANLQGLSIQGAPIEGAVCTFLLPYWSQGKELNDASGRLTLDKDAAVKGINQWLSMVDQGVIKKNVAEVKTPDTVNEFKAGQVVFAINWGFAWDRFNSDKDSKVSGKVGVMPLPAVAGGKSATCLGGWQWSVSAFSKNKAEAAKLVKFLASPEASKFLAAEGSLLPTSLAVYQDADVLKAVPWFKDAGAVVAAGRSRPLSRDYGQVSDVIRTSVSAALARTKKPEEAVAEIESRLRRVMR
- a CDS encoding carbohydrate ABC transporter permease, with the translated sequence MNALDRLRDPSDRTLAVLMLAPAFLLLALIVVYPIGRLLWNSFFDLRLSGGGEARFIGFENYLLVLTDKDFWNATRNTVLITLITVPGALVVGLALALLANLPFRRQWPVRLALLLPWALPLAFAGLIFAWFFHSEYGVVNDLARRLGGSAPRMWLLEPAFAFAAICLTIIWKTSSFMALILLAGLQMIPKSLYEAAEVDGASRWQQFWQITIPMLMPSIIVALIFRTITALQTFDIPYTMTKGGPGNATETLAMLIHKTTIDYLDVGYGSTLAVFMFLLSLVVTGFYLRRIGRNA
- a CDS encoding carbohydrate ABC transporter permease, coding for MRQPDNLFSARALRLIAAAIVVVNGFFPAVWILLTSLKTEAELVRKPITWLPHELVLNNYVQAFTDQPLLKYLGNSLVVALVSTAVSLVVAALAAYAIARLNLRHRQLVLTCIVASSMFPLVTLLVPIFETMRHLSLLNTYTALVLPYTVLSLPVCTLVLVSFFQSIPKDLENAAMIDGCTRLGALWRVVVPLAAPGVFTAGILAFVNAWDEFLLALSLNASASMRTLPVGISLYQGEFTFPWPVISAALVVAIVPIAVLIALFQERVVGGLTQGGLKG
- a CDS encoding porin, with the translated sequence MKKTTITLLAIAATAAAPAAMAQSTVTVFGRVDVGLQHIDNGSKTTRVDSGTYTASRLGFRGTEDLGGGLQALFFLESGISADTGNAAGGTRFFNRGAYVGLSSKDWGTVTLGRQYTPIFWPFLFADDAGPLRLHGYSAVQSVQRSNFLRVNSAALQKPVANGTIGSAASGIYSVGISSAFENNQVIYKTPSFGGLTVTGAVGAGEGYGDAGKVYGANAEYRSGPLYLGAGYTQKRGVVAATGREQKVTETLVGGMYSVTPELNLWANVHPWKYEAGTASGGSIDGHDYMVGISFKLPTGQLWANYAAKRIDDCNACDSSGFGIGYHHLLSKRTELYASLGRVANDDNAANSLNGVNPIRAGQSVRGIGVGIAHQF
- a CDS encoding Gfo/Idh/MocA family protein — protein: MEPLLRYGIIGCGSMGREHIENLRALPGTQVTAIADVDAGSREKAQALLPDTVQVFTTPQALLDSGACDAVVIATPNHTHAGILRAALATDLHILAEKPLVTTIEDGLALLALERQRVAEGARRVVWVAQEYRYMPPVAEMIRLVHAGGAGTLHQVAIREHREPFYPKVGDWNRFSGNTGGTLVEKCCHYFNLMDLILQERPTRVFASGGQRVNHLDERYEGRTPDILDSAYVIVEYPSGARAMLDLCMFAENSVDNEHIVVVGDQARYETLLPSLTLRCGRREDWGRREAWGQPSGTGQGVSVRRVWDTNIRYPGQHFGASYIEHQHFLAAIRNGTPPEITLEEGLRSVATGLAAHRSIATGLPVAVADLLPAVL
- a CDS encoding SDR family NAD(P)-dependent oxidoreductase; its protein translation is MSRPYTLYPSLRDRVVFISGGSSGIGAELVRAFAAQGAVVAFCGTRPGGGDALVDELRQAGHAAPHYRVCDVRDVAAYQAVLHELIAELGPIRVLVNNAGRDDRHAMEEVTPELWDDRLALNLKHYFFAIQACAPAMAEAGGGAVVNMGSVSWMRGRPRLAGYTTAKAGILGLTRTLARELGERHIRVNALVPGAIVTERQTTLHRDAAADQAFLDAQCLKIRLDPGHVARATLFLAADDSDGMTGQHVLVDAGIAQQSVIT